The Acetonema longum DSM 6540 DNA window AGTAGAAGGTGTTTATGTATCTTTTGCCCCTGATGCCATTGACGAGTTAGCCGATATTGCCTGCCGGGTAAACTCCCAGACCGAAAACATAGGCGCCAGAAGGCTCCATACAGTTATGGAAAAGCTTTTGGAGGACCTGGCTTTTAACGCCCCGGATGTGGGTGAAACAACAATATTAATTGATCGTTTATATGTAAAAAACAAATTGGATCATATTGTGGTCAATCAAGATCTAAGCCAGTATATTCTATAAGAGAATTGGATGAAAGGCAGGAACGTAACATGCAGACGCTTTTGGAGAGGACCCGGAAAGTTAATCGGTTGCTGCAAAAATCGGAAAATCTTGAATTTAGCGAAATTTCTTCCGTGCTTTCACACGTGATGAATGCAAATATATATATTGTCGGCAAAGATGGGACAGTATCGGGCTATGCATTATTGGATAACTTTGAATGCGATTTAATGAAAGATAAAGTTTTGAAGTTGGGTCATTTCCCCGAGCGTTATGTCGAATGGCTGCTGAGAATTACCGAGACATCTCCCAACCGGCAATTGGAAAATGGCATATGCGCTTTCAGTCAAGGGACAGATTGCATTTTCCAGGAAAAATTCACCAGCATTATACCGATCTATGGCGGAGGGGATAGGATCGGCACGCTGATTGTAGCTAAATTTAACGATTATTTTACAGATGATGATTTGCTTTTAGCAGAATACGGCGCTACTGTGGTTGGTATGGAAATCTTGCGGGAACGCAGCGAGAAAATTGAAATCGAGGCTAGGAAAAAGGCAACAGTGCAGGTGGCTTTAGGGACCTTGTCCTATTCCGAACTGGAAGCCGTCATGCATATTCTTAGTGAATTAGACGGCAGTGAAGGACTGTTAGTTGCCAGCAAAATTGCCGATCGGGTAGGTATAACCCGTTCTGTCATTGTGAATGCCCTGCGAAAATTTGAAAGC harbors:
- the codY gene encoding GTP-sensing pleiotropic transcriptional regulator CodY; the protein is MQTLLERTRKVNRLLQKSENLEFSEISSVLSHVMNANIYIVGKDGTVSGYALLDNFECDLMKDKVLKLGHFPERYVEWLLRITETSPNRQLENGICAFSQGTDCIFQEKFTSIIPIYGGGDRIGTLIVAKFNDYFTDDDLLLAEYGATVVGMEILRERSEKIEIEARKKATVQVALGTLSYSELEAVMHILSELDGSEGLLVASKIADRVGITRSVIVNALRKFESAGVIESKSLGMKGTYIRVLNERLLDELKKLKK